The Maridesulfovibrio hydrothermalis AM13 = DSM 14728 DNA window CATTTGCAAGGTTTCGGGATAAACGGAATTTGCCTTAAGATACTGCTCCACCTCAAGATACGACTTGCCCTGCGCCCCGAGTCGGGGTTTTGGGCCGAATTTCTCCAACTCTTTCATAAAAGAGTCATACTTACGTTTATAGCGGTTATATTTACTTTTATACAGCTTTTCTTCCGGGTTTAGCTGCATAAGCTCTTCATATATATCCATATTTGCTTTAAAATCTTTCATAGGCAATGCCTGCGCCTGAGCGTATAGCTTTCTCTCAAGTCTTTTGCGCAGCTTTTTGTCATACCCCTTAAGTTCTTTGGAATATTTATTATTATCCGGCTCAAGGGAGGCGAGCTGTGCATAATACTTAGCCAGTTCGGAATAATTCCATTTAGAAGTCCTTTCAATTCTGTTCAGCAGATCTTTTTCAGTGGCTAGACGAATCATGGCGCGCAGCTCATCATTCATGAGTTCTTTATTCTTTTCTGCAACTGCCAGAGCTGTTTCAGCGTGCCCCGTCTCAATCAGCCTTTTCATGCTTTCGACAACTTTCCGGCGCTGCGCGTCCTGCTTTTCTCTAAGAACACGCTCCTGCTCAACACGAATCTCCTCAGCCACCCGGGCCTTTTCCTGCGCAACGGACTGCTGCACAGTAAACACACCGTAAGCTGCAACAATTAAAATAATCGCCACGGCTATAGAGGTCAGAAGAATCCTATTACACTGTATAAATTCTTTGATTGTGGAAGTATTCATTACTGCAAGATACGGTCAGTGGATTTGCCCGTCAACAACCCTGACAAATTAAACTTTTTTTTTTAAATTTAGCCTAAACTTATATATGAAAAGGACCGATAACACTTTTAAGGAAGGAATACGGTTATGAGAATAGACGCATCAGCATTAAAAGCTAATTACGGAATTCCGGATTTGCAGGAAAACGGTTCTCCGCTTTTGGGTGGAAGCCGGACGGCAGGAGTTAGAGCGACGCGCCTGAACGTTTCGGCCCCGCCCGTAAATACTGCTGACCAATTTGCTAAACTCATTGCTCAAAAAACCGTTGCACCTGATAATACTGGAGAAGTCCAGAAAGGGGACAAGGAATCCAAGAACCCGGATGAACTGGCCGGAGCTTTAGCAAATGCGGCCGATTTTATTGAAAATAAGTTCGGTCACGATGCTGCCACAGCTTTCAAGGGCATAGTTATTGCCAATTCCGGTGACCGGATTACTGAAGATTCACTTAGCGACGGGCTGCTTAAGTCCATCCAGTTCATTGACCGCAATTTCGGTTTTGCCGCCGGCGATCAGGTCATGGCCCATTTTAATTCCAATCTCAATAATGCGATGAATAATTATTTTGAGAATGGTCTTCAGGAGCATTTCTTTGCCACCACTCCGGGCGCAGGCGCACAGACAACCTTGCAAAACACCCTCGCACAGGTGAATAAGGAATTCGGAGAAGCGACGGCCAAAAGCATTGAAAGCCTCATTGATCAGGTACTTAAAGAAGACGGTAATTCTCTTGAAGCCCTAAAAAAGGGGCTTGAAAAGGGATTAAACGCTGCTGAAAAACTAAGTCCCGGGATTTCTGCCAAAACCGGCCCGCTTGCAGCTGGCGAAATTATGGATAATCTTCAAGGAAACGCCGGAATAGTTCCTCCAGCTCCCGGTTCTGTTCTGAACCTTTCTGTTTAAAGCCCCGCTTTGTTATACAGCTTACGCTTTTCCAACTGAAACAGGATGGAAAAGCGTTTCTTTTTTTAAGCTGCAACCGGCAAAACCCGAAAGGTCATTCCTAATTTACTGTTCAAGCGGATTTTTTTTTGTTATGAAAAGAAATCCAGTTCAATATGCACAACATAGAGGAGTATGAATATGAGCTTTTTCTGGTTTTTTCTCGGTCTTGCAGCAACTATGGCAGCTATAGCTTTCATCAAAGTTACCAGCACCACTGACGAATAGCATCTTCGTCAAACGGGGAAACCCGTATTATTTTTCAGTAAAAGCCCGCTTCGTGCGGGCTTTTACTATTTTGATCATTTATTTTCCCTTTTTTGTACTCCGGCCCCTTCTTATCCTTCCGGCTTTCAGGTATTTATCAATAAATCTGCACTTTATAATTAACAGCAAACGCAAACCATAACGGATGAACCGTGACCAGACAGGAAATATTAAACCACCTGAATGAAAATCAGGACGCATGGCTGACTGTCCCCAGTGTTTTCAAAAATGAGGCTGGTAAACCTGAATTTGAAATGCTGCTGGCTAAAGTCGAAATGCGTGATCCAGGCTCTGCATCCCTTTTTTTCCGTGAAACACGTACCGGAGGGTTTGAATATGCTTCACGTGCATTCATCCATGCCCATTTGCAGCCCGATGATATTTTTATTGATGTAGGGGCGCATTTCGGACTCTACACCCTTACCGCTGCAATGAAATTTCCGGACAAAGTGAAAGTTCTGGCTGTTGAACCGCATCCGGCTAATATAAAACGGCTGCGCATGTGGACGGACTTCAATAACTGTTCTGAAAATATACACTTTGCCCAATGTGCAGCGTCAGACCGCAGCGGGTTCAGCCTTCTGAACCTGAACTCATCAATGGGGCACAGTCTGGTTCCGGTAAGCAAGTCCAACCGTGAACCGATAAAGGTTGCTGTTGAGCCGATAGATAAACTGGCGGCCGATGTCGGGATAATGGATTCAGACAATAGAATCATCCTGAAAATTGATACCGAAGGGTATGAACTTCCGACTCTTAAGGGAGCTTTAAACCTGCTCAAAACAGGACGGGTGGCTGCAATTATCTGGGAAAAAGGTCATTTCCACGGAACACCAAAAGGCGTCAAAGATTTTACCGGAATAATATCCCTGCTGCGGGACATGGGCTACGAATCCTTCCGCTTTCCCCATGAAGATATGGGCGGACCTTTGGTTCCATACTCCCCGAATCATGAATTGTGTAATATTATCAGTATAGACAGCTCGCTTAAACCGCTTCCTGTTTATGATCAGCCTTGGAAAGCTCATATAGTTTTACCGTCATCCATGCGCCCTGCTGTTTCTGCCGACTTCATGATCGGCTACACAAAAATGCTGATGCAGGAAAAACACACGGACTGCGGCCGCTGGTCCCGCTGGAATTCGCTCGGCAATGAACCGGACCTGCGGGCCGGACTGGCCGGACAGCTTGTACCGGAAGAATCCACGGTACTTGATGCTGGGGCCGGACTTATGCTTTTACGCGATTACATACCGGAAGGCTGCACCTACATTCCCCTTGATATTGTCGCCCGCTGCCGTTCATGTATTGTTGCGGATCTTAATCAGCAGCAATATCCCACACAAAAATATGATGTTGTTGCCGCTCTATTTGTTTTTGAATTCCTGCATGACCCGATATCCTTTCTAAAGTGGGCTGCAAAACATAGCAAAAAAATAATTTTCACCTACCACGTTACAATGCCGGCAACAGAACGTGATAAACGCAGAGCTGCCGGCTTTTTCAATGACTATACACTTGCCGGATTAAAACAAATGGTTGAAGAATCCGGCTGGAAAATCAAATCCATCGCAGATATAACACTTGGGCAGGTGTGCTTTGAATGTATAAAAAAAGGACTCTAAATGAAAATATACTCATGGAATGTGAATGGATACCGGGCTGTCATCAAAAAAAACTTTGTTGAATGGTTCGAGGGGAGCGCAGCGGATGTGGTCATGCTTCAGGAAACCAAAGCCCATCCTGACCAGATTCCTGATGAGAACCGTAATTACGCTAATTATGAATCATTCTGGAACTGGTCAAAAGTCAAAAAAGGATATTCCGGCACAGCCTGTTTTTCCCGTCAGCCAGTGCTGGCCCATTCTTTCGGTCTTCCAGACGAAAAATATCAGGGCGAAGGCAGAGTTGTACTCATGGAATATGAACATTTCTACCTGTTCAATATCTACTACCCCAATGGGCAGATGAATGATGAACGCCTTGAATACAAAATGGGCTTTTACGACTGCTTTCTTGAATATGCACAAGAGCTGCGCAAGAAAAAGCCCATTGTTGTGGGCGGAGATTTTAATACCGCACACAAAGAAATCGACCTCAAAAACCCCAAAGCAAATTCCGAGCGATCAGGATTCCTGCCCAGTGAACGGGCGTGGATTGATAAATTTATCGAGCACGGCTACGTTGATACTTTCAGAATGTTTGATGAAAATGCCGGAAAATACTCATGGTGGAGTTATAGATTCAACGCCCGTAAAAAT harbors:
- a CDS encoding FkbM family methyltransferase; this encodes MTRQEILNHLNENQDAWLTVPSVFKNEAGKPEFEMLLAKVEMRDPGSASLFFRETRTGGFEYASRAFIHAHLQPDDIFIDVGAHFGLYTLTAAMKFPDKVKVLAVEPHPANIKRLRMWTDFNNCSENIHFAQCAASDRSGFSLLNLNSSMGHSLVPVSKSNREPIKVAVEPIDKLAADVGIMDSDNRIILKIDTEGYELPTLKGALNLLKTGRVAAIIWEKGHFHGTPKGVKDFTGIISLLRDMGYESFRFPHEDMGGPLVPYSPNHELCNIISIDSSLKPLPVYDQPWKAHIVLPSSMRPAVSADFMIGYTKMLMQEKHTDCGRWSRWNSLGNEPDLRAGLAGQLVPEESTVLDAGAGLMLLRDYIPEGCTYIPLDIVARCRSCIVADLNQQQYPTQKYDVVAALFVFEFLHDPISFLKWAAKHSKKIIFTYHVTMPATERDKRRAAGFFNDYTLAGLKQMVEESGWKIKSIADITLGQVCFECIKKGL
- a CDS encoding exodeoxyribonuclease III — translated: MKIYSWNVNGYRAVIKKNFVEWFEGSAADVVMLQETKAHPDQIPDENRNYANYESFWNWSKVKKGYSGTACFSRQPVLAHSFGLPDEKYQGEGRVVLMEYEHFYLFNIYYPNGQMNDERLEYKMGFYDCFLEYAQELRKKKPIVVGGDFNTAHKEIDLKNPKANSERSGFLPSERAWIDKFIEHGYVDTFRMFDENAGKYSWWSYRFNARKNNAGWRIDYFFVSNELKDNVKNAWIESDILGSDHCPIGIELIFP